A single Sander lucioperca isolate FBNREF2018 chromosome 24, SLUC_FBN_1.2, whole genome shotgun sequence DNA region contains:
- the LOC116058584 gene encoding zinc finger protein OZF-like isoform X1, which produces MNSERKLSAGQRRALPSDVQKVIVGEEHQQEWSSSLDQEDTKPPNIKEEQEELQISQDEKQLQGLEEADITKFPFTLVPVKSEDDEEKPEFSQLHQRQTEEIKTEADGEDCGGPEPAMKSDPDTHLQPDIDDQTGDSSEPETDDSDEETREPQSGLNSLNDDRFPVSDSRCTTGEKAFSCSECGKRFGTNGNLKTHMRSHTGEKPFTCSVCKKAFTLMQSLKRHMRSHTGEKPFSCSVCKKAFIESAHLQIHMRIHTGEKPFSCSVCKKAFVQSGNLQVHMRIHTGETPFICSVCKKAFTVSGSLKRHMRIHTGEKPFSCSVCKKAFTESGSLKTHMRIHTGEKPFSCSVCRLAFTDSGNVQKHMRIHTGEKPFSCSVCKKAFTDSGNLQKHMRIHT; this is translated from the coding sequence CTTTACCTTCAGATGTCCAGAAAGTGATTGTTGGTGAAGAACATCAGCAGGAGTGGAGCTCCAGTCTGGACCAGGAGGACACAAAGCCCCctaacattaaagaggaacaggaggaactccaGATCAGTCAGGATGAaaagcagcttcaagggctggaggaggctgatatcaccaagttcccattcactctggtccctgtgaagagtgaagatgatgaagagaaacCTGAGttctcacagcttcatcaaagacaaactgaagagataaaaacagaagctgatggagaggactgtggaggaccagaaccagccatgAAATCAGATCCAGATACACATTTACAACCAGATATTGatgaccagactggagactcttctgaaccggagactgatgacagtgatgAAGAGActagagaacctcagtcaggtttaaactctctgaatgATGATAGATTCCCTGTTAGTGATTCAAGATGTACTACTGGTGAGAAAGCgtttagctgctctgagtgtgggaaaagatttgGCACCAATGGAAATCTAAAGACACACATGCGATCtcatacaggagagaaaccatttacctgctcagtctgtaagaaagcttttacaTTGATGCAAAGTTTAAAGAGACACATGCGATCtcatacaggagagaaaccatttagctgctcagtctgtaagaaagcttttatAGAGAGTGCACATTTACAGatacacatgagaatccacacaggagagaaaccatttagctgctcagtctgtaagaaagcttttgTACAGAGTGGAAACTTACAGgtacacatgagaatccacacaggagagacacCATTTatctgctcagtctgtaagaaagcttttacagTGAGTGGAAGTTTAAagagacacatgagaatccacacaggagagaagccatttAGCTGCTCCgtctgtaagaaagcttttacGGAGAGTGGAAGTTTAAAgacacacatgagaatccacacaggagagaaaccatttagctgctcagtctgtaggtTGGCTTTTACAGACAGTGGAAATgtacagaaacacatgagaatccacacaggagagaaaccatttagctgctcagtctgtaagaaagcttttacagATAGTGGgaatttacagaaacacatgagaatccacacgtGA
- the LOC116058584 gene encoding gastrula zinc finger protein XlCGF8.2DB-like isoform X3 has translation MNSERKLSAGQRRALPSDVQKVIVGEEHQQEWSSSLDQEDTKPPNIKEEQEELQISQDEKQLQGLEEADITKFPFTLVPVKSEDDEEKPEFSQLHQRQTEEIKTEADGEDCGGPEPAMKSDPDTHLQPDIDDQTGDSSEPETDDSDEETREPQSGLNSLNDDRFPVSDSRCTTGEKAFSCSECGKRFGTNGNLKTHMRSHTGEKPFTCSVCKKAFTLMQSLKRHMRSHTGEKPFSCSVCKKAFIESAHLQIHMRIHTGEKPFSCSVCKKAFVQSGNLQRHMRIHTGEKPFSCSVCKKAFTESGSLKTHMRIHTGEKPFSCSVCRLAFTDSGNVQKHMRIHTGEKPFSCSVCKKAFTDSGNLQKHMRIHT, from the exons CTTTACCTTCAGATGTCCAGAAAGTGATTGTTGGTGAAGAACATCAGCAGGAGTGGAGCTCCAGTCTGGACCAGGAGGACACAAAGCCCCctaacattaaagaggaacaggaggaactccaGATCAGTCAGGATGAaaagcagcttcaagggctggaggaggctgatatcaccaagttcccattcactctggtccctgtgaagagtgaagatgatgaagagaaacCTGAGttctcacagcttcatcaaagacaaactgaagagataaaaacagaagctgatggagaggactgtggaggaccagaaccagccatgAAATCAGATCCAGATACACATTTACAACCAGATATTGatgaccagactggagactcttctgaaccggagactgatgacagtgatgAAGAGActagagaacctcagtcaggtttaaactctctgaatgATGATAGATTCCCTGTTAGTGATTCAAGATGTACTACTGGTGAGAAAGCgtttagctgctctgagtgtgggaaaagatttgGCACCAATGGAAATCTAAAGACACACATGCGATCtcatacaggagagaaaccatttacctgctcagtctgtaagaaagcttttacaTTGATGCAAAGTTTAAAGAGACACATGCGATCtcatacaggagagaaaccatttagctgctcagtctgtaagaaagcttttatAGAGAGTGCACATTTACAGatacacatgagaatccacacaggagagaaaccatttagctgctcagtctgtaagaaagcttttgTACAGAGTGGAAACTTACAG agacacatgagaatccacacaggagagaagccatttAGCTGCTCCgtctgtaagaaagcttttacGGAGAGTGGAAGTTTAAAgacacacatgagaatccacacaggagagaaaccatttagctgctcagtctgtaggtTGGCTTTTACAGACAGTGGAAATgtacagaaacacatgagaatccacacaggagagaaaccatttagctgctcagtctgtaagaaagcttttacagATAGTGGgaatttacagaaacacatgagaatccacacgtGA
- the LOC116058584 gene encoding zinc finger protein OZF-like isoform X2, translating to MNSERKLSAGQRRDVQKVIVGEEHQQEWSSSLDQEDTKPPNIKEEQEELQISQDEKQLQGLEEADITKFPFTLVPVKSEDDEEKPEFSQLHQRQTEEIKTEADGEDCGGPEPAMKSDPDTHLQPDIDDQTGDSSEPETDDSDEETREPQSGLNSLNDDRFPVSDSRCTTGEKAFSCSECGKRFGTNGNLKTHMRSHTGEKPFTCSVCKKAFTLMQSLKRHMRSHTGEKPFSCSVCKKAFIESAHLQIHMRIHTGEKPFSCSVCKKAFVQSGNLQVHMRIHTGETPFICSVCKKAFTVSGSLKRHMRIHTGEKPFSCSVCKKAFTESGSLKTHMRIHTGEKPFSCSVCRLAFTDSGNVQKHMRIHTGEKPFSCSVCKKAFTDSGNLQKHMRIHT from the coding sequence ATGTCCAGAAAGTGATTGTTGGTGAAGAACATCAGCAGGAGTGGAGCTCCAGTCTGGACCAGGAGGACACAAAGCCCCctaacattaaagaggaacaggaggaactccaGATCAGTCAGGATGAaaagcagcttcaagggctggaggaggctgatatcaccaagttcccattcactctggtccctgtgaagagtgaagatgatgaagagaaacCTGAGttctcacagcttcatcaaagacaaactgaagagataaaaacagaagctgatggagaggactgtggaggaccagaaccagccatgAAATCAGATCCAGATACACATTTACAACCAGATATTGatgaccagactggagactcttctgaaccggagactgatgacagtgatgAAGAGActagagaacctcagtcaggtttaaactctctgaatgATGATAGATTCCCTGTTAGTGATTCAAGATGTACTACTGGTGAGAAAGCgtttagctgctctgagtgtgggaaaagatttgGCACCAATGGAAATCTAAAGACACACATGCGATCtcatacaggagagaaaccatttacctgctcagtctgtaagaaagcttttacaTTGATGCAAAGTTTAAAGAGACACATGCGATCtcatacaggagagaaaccatttagctgctcagtctgtaagaaagcttttatAGAGAGTGCACATTTACAGatacacatgagaatccacacaggagagaaaccatttagctgctcagtctgtaagaaagcttttgTACAGAGTGGAAACTTACAGgtacacatgagaatccacacaggagagacacCATTTatctgctcagtctgtaagaaagcttttacagTGAGTGGAAGTTTAAagagacacatgagaatccacacaggagagaagccatttAGCTGCTCCgtctgtaagaaagcttttacGGAGAGTGGAAGTTTAAAgacacacatgagaatccacacaggagagaaaccatttagctgctcagtctgtaggtTGGCTTTTACAGACAGTGGAAATgtacagaaacacatgagaatccacacaggagagaaaccatttagctgctcagtctgtaagaaagcttttacagATAGTGGgaatttacagaaacacatgagaatccacacgtGA
- the LOC116058583 gene encoding zinc finger protein OZF-like isoform X2, with product MDRHRKQLEVVLKPESKLRGEALPSDVQKVIVGEEHQQEWSSSLDQEDTKPPHIKEEQEELQISQDEEQLQGLEEADITKFTFTPVPVKSEDDEEKPQFPQLHQRQTEQMKTEADGEDCGGPEPAMNSDPDTHLKLLTDDENGDFLNSLNNNEVLVSNSCTTVEKEYEKRFGTSGHLKRHMSSHTGKRSFSCSVCKKAFIRSGNLQKHMRIHTGEKPFSCSVCKKAFTERGHLVTHMRTHTGERPFSCSVCKKAFTERGHLKAHMRIHTGERPFSCSVCKKAFIQNGHLQKHMILHTGEKPFSCPFCKKTFTMSGRLRQHVRIHTGERPFSCAVCKKAFTASSTLHRHMRTHTEEKPFSCVKWTSSLRRAENLSQV from the coding sequence cTTTACCTTCAGATGTCCAGAAAGTGATTGTTGGTGAAGAACATCAGCAGGAGTGGAGCTCCAGTCTGGACCAGGAGGACACAAagcccccacacattaaagaggaacaggaggaactccaGATCAGTCAGGAtgaagagcagcttcaagggctggaggaggctgatatcaccaagttcacattcactcctgtccctgtgaagagtgaagatgatgaagagaaacCTCAGTTCCcacagcttcatcaaagacaaactgaacagatgaaaacagaagctgatggagaggactgtggtgGACCAGAGCCAGCCATGAACTCAGATCCAGATACACATTTAAAATTACTAACTGACGACGAGAATGGAGACTTTTTAAACTCTCTGAATAACAATGAAGTCCTTGTCAGTAATTCATGTACTACAGTTGAGAAGGAGTATGAGAAAAGATTTGGCACCAGTGGACATCTGAAGCGACACATGAGCTCTCATACAGGAAAGAGAtcatttagctgctcagtctgtaagaaagcttttatAAGAAGTGGaaatttacagaaacacatgagaattcacacaggagagaaaccatttagctgctcagtctgtaagaaagcttttacagagagaggacattTAGTGACACACATGAGAACCCACACAGGAGAGAGACCATTTAgttgctcagtctgtaagaaagcttttacagagagaggacatcTAAAggcacacatgagaatccacactgGAGAGAGaccatttagctgctctgtctgtaagaaagcttttatACAGAATGGccatttacagaaacacatgatactccacactggagagaaaccatttagctgccCATTCTGTAAGAAAACGTTTACAATGAGTGGACGGTTACGGCAACACGTGAGAATCCACACTGGAGAGAGACCATTTAGCTGCGCCgtctgtaagaaagcttttacagCGAGTAGTACTTTACATAGACACATGAGAACCCACACAGaagagaaaccatttagctgtGTGAAGTGGACCTCTAGTCTAAGGAGagcagagaacctcagtcaggtttaa